One window of the Thermoplasmata archaeon genome contains the following:
- a CDS encoding Mov34/MPN/PAD-1 family protein, with translation MPIFAPPRKRQREFRGIAMELLEAIFENARNAHPNEFAALLRLGRTGVINQYVVLPGTISSNESAVFMLHMKPADFSIVGTIHSHPSPYPIPSAADLSLFERFGWFHIIVAYPYNMRSWKAYNGHGEEIKVEVVERKRRE, from the coding sequence ATGCCAATTTTTGCACCACCAAGGAAAAGGCAGAGAGAGTTCAGAGGAATTGCAATGGAGTTGCTGGAAGCAATTTTTGAAAACGCAAGAAATGCCCATCCGAACGAGTTTGCTGCGTTGCTTCGCCTCGGAAGGACTGGTGTGATAAACCAGTATGTGGTTCTGCCAGGAACAATTTCAAGCAACGAATCTGCAGTTTTCATGCTTCATATGAAGCCAGCGGATTTTTCAATTGTTGGCACAATTCACTCGCATCCAAGCCCTTATCCAATCCCCTCTGCTGCAGACCTTTCTCTGTTTGAGCGTTTCGGCTGGTTCCACATCATTGTGGCTTATCCCTACAACATGCGAAGCTGGAAGGCCTACAATGGGCATGGAGAGGAAATAAAGGTAGAGGTTGTGGAGAGGAAAAGGAGGGAATGA
- a CDS encoding M48 family metallopeptidase has translation MGKASPQKLDDVKKTRKKFRRLLRKNLKPIVASFSKELGVQPNKIFIKCQKTKWASCSTKKNLSFNLKMLALPQELMEYLVYHELLHLKEKRHNSNFVRMLRKKFPNFVELEKELFAYWFALESNKIWMQILGREEGIS, from the coding sequence ATGGGCAAAGCATCGCCTCAAAAACTGGACGATGTCAAAAAGACAAGGAAAAAATTCAGGAGATTACTGAGGAAAAACCTCAAACCCATTGTAGCCTCTTTTTCAAAAGAGTTAGGCGTGCAACCTAACAAAATCTTCATAAAATGCCAGAAAACAAAATGGGCAAGTTGCTCTACAAAAAAGAACCTAAGTTTCAACCTCAAGATGCTTGCACTCCCTCAAGAGCTAATGGAATACCTGGTTTACCACGAACTCCTGCACCTGAAAGAAAAAAGGCACAATAGCAATTTTGTTCGTATGCTGAGGAAAAAATTTCCAAACTTTGTAGAATTGGAAAAAGAACTCTTCGCCTACTGGTTTGCACTTGAATCAAATAAAATCTGGATGCAGATTTTGGGAAGAGAGGAAGGTATCTCTTAG
- a CDS encoding HsdR family type I site-specific deoxyribonuclease, which translates to MEKNYMNAEEGTTPHFLWEKEIVEKPLLEQLQNHGWKYIPAETLGRESPEDVLLLSNLRAALLRINERMLEGISQNEKKEVVEEVIRELKTRGSGIEGHKQIMDLLKYGLPVNLGKKGLATIQLFDYINIEKNEFIVSNQVTFTSINGKIRADLVLFVNGIPLVLVECKDPTNPTVSWENAYLQIKDYEKKVPELFKYIQINTIIEKWEEKARYFPAEPWNENTQVHVWKSENGLCEFLQPKILLDIVKYFSFFREEKGCEKKVLVRYMQYRAVNKIVERAKKYVKGEDDKAFGLIWHWQGSGKTLTMIFAANKLMRLPDLENPTILFVLDRKELEDQTTDEIKSVKIGFQPSTITSISELKETLLWDEGRGKRGIFVVLVHKFRPGELQEVKTPLEQRPVNETILKRKNIIVLVDEADRTQYGILAGTMRAMFKSAFFVGFTGTPLATKGKDTFAAFSPEGEDYLDKYFIDASIEDGFTLPIAWQLKVESVVNFYKEKLDDAVESFLAVADVEELSEETIKQLESEVAKKLNVCNVVLENQKMIEEVAKDIAKDFRENLDDRFKALVVTASRKACVLYKRELDIHLPKEYSEIVMTYTPDDDELIKEYERELKKRYGTNEIDEINQKIREDFNRENLPKILIVTDMLLRGFNAPILHTLYLIKFLKGHRLLQTIARVNRPYKGKDFGRVVDYVGILGRLEKALEMYQREDIANVARPIAEYATEFKEEMKKMKERLGENTNQNEEFMKAKVMEILQGGKEKEFVNSFRKIRKLYELLGPNEIKTDFHTYYQWLCLLYEYYKMINPDVEDVLVEKLYKHTMNAVKEGTEFYGLRTTEEKVQIDTKFIDEVKPSIVGVFDAYAKVRNIIRSNHKIPKPVYQQIVEKVERIIDDWKKKKISAEQTCKEIKENLEELENIPILIEERGLSEMAYSIGQVLVRNKIEFQDEELRELERKIKPHMFYAWVNKPSAVKSVGREIRTFLIEKKIEKEKRDRVYDQILQMLKENF; encoded by the coding sequence ATGGAGAAGAATTACATGAATGCAGAGGAAGGAACTACACCTCACTTTTTGTGGGAAAAAGAGATTGTAGAAAAGCCGCTATTGGAACAACTTCAGAACCATGGCTGGAAATACATTCCAGCTGAAACACTTGGCAGGGAAAGTCCAGAAGATGTCCTTTTACTCTCCAATCTCAGAGCAGCACTGTTACGCATAAATGAAAGAATGCTTGAAGGGATATCCCAGAATGAAAAAAAAGAGGTTGTGGAAGAGGTTATTCGGGAACTTAAAACCAGAGGTTCAGGAATTGAAGGGCACAAACAGATAATGGACTTGCTAAAGTACGGACTTCCAGTAAATCTCGGAAAAAAAGGTCTGGCTACTATTCAACTTTTTGACTATATAAACATCGAAAAAAACGAGTTTATTGTCTCAAACCAGGTCACATTCACAAGCATCAATGGAAAGATTCGAGCAGACCTCGTTCTTTTCGTCAACGGCATACCACTCGTGCTCGTAGAATGCAAGGACCCCACAAACCCGACAGTTTCCTGGGAAAACGCTTACCTTCAGATAAAGGACTACGAAAAAAAAGTGCCTGAACTATTCAAATACATTCAAATCAACACAATCATAGAAAAATGGGAAGAAAAAGCAAGATATTTCCCAGCAGAGCCATGGAATGAAAATACCCAAGTGCATGTCTGGAAATCAGAGAACGGGCTTTGCGAGTTTCTCCAGCCAAAAATCCTTCTGGACATCGTAAAATATTTCTCGTTTTTCAGAGAGGAGAAAGGGTGCGAAAAAAAAGTTCTAGTTAGATACATGCAATACCGTGCAGTCAACAAAATTGTTGAGCGGGCAAAGAAGTATGTGAAGGGCGAGGACGACAAGGCATTTGGTCTTATCTGGCACTGGCAAGGTTCTGGTAAAACCCTCACTATGATTTTTGCAGCCAACAAGCTCATGCGTCTCCCAGACCTTGAAAATCCTACAATTCTTTTCGTTCTTGACAGGAAAGAACTGGAAGACCAGACCACGGATGAAATTAAATCTGTAAAAATTGGCTTCCAGCCCTCTACAATTACTTCCATTTCTGAATTAAAAGAGACGCTTCTCTGGGACGAAGGTAGAGGAAAAAGAGGAATCTTTGTTGTGCTTGTGCACAAGTTCAGGCCCGGAGAACTTCAGGAAGTGAAAACCCCGCTTGAACAGAGACCAGTAAATGAAACAATCCTTAAAAGAAAGAACATAATTGTGCTTGTTGATGAGGCAGACAGAACCCAGTATGGAATCCTGGCTGGTACAATGAGAGCCATGTTCAAAAGTGCTTTTTTTGTGGGTTTCACCGGAACACCGCTCGCTACCAAAGGAAAGGACACTTTCGCTGCTTTCTCCCCAGAAGGCGAAGATTACCTTGACAAATACTTCATTGATGCTTCCATAGAAGATGGTTTCACTCTCCCCATTGCCTGGCAACTCAAAGTTGAGAGCGTAGTAAACTTCTACAAGGAAAAACTTGATGATGCTGTAGAAAGCTTTCTTGCAGTAGCAGATGTAGAAGAACTCTCTGAGGAGACAATAAAACAACTGGAGAGCGAGGTTGCAAAAAAGTTGAATGTTTGCAATGTAGTGCTGGAGAATCAAAAAATGATTGAAGAGGTCGCAAAGGACATTGCCAAGGATTTTCGTGAAAATCTGGATGACAGATTTAAGGCCTTGGTTGTCACCGCAAGCAGAAAAGCATGTGTCCTCTATAAAAGAGAACTGGACATACATCTTCCAAAAGAGTACAGTGAAATTGTGATGACCTATACGCCAGATGACGACGAACTCATCAAAGAATACGAGAGAGAACTCAAAAAGAGATACGGAACTAACGAAATTGATGAAATCAACCAGAAAATAAGGGAGGATTTCAATAGAGAAAATTTGCCAAAAATTTTGATTGTTACTGACATGCTCTTGCGTGGCTTTAATGCCCCTATTCTCCATACACTCTACCTTATCAAATTTCTAAAAGGGCATCGACTCCTCCAGACCATTGCAAGAGTTAATAGACCCTACAAGGGCAAGGACTTTGGACGAGTGGTTGACTATGTAGGAATTCTCGGAAGATTAGAGAAAGCTCTCGAAATGTACCAAAGAGAGGACATAGCAAATGTCGCAAGACCGATAGCCGAGTATGCAACAGAATTTAAGGAGGAAATGAAAAAAATGAAAGAACGTCTGGGTGAAAATACTAACCAGAACGAAGAATTTATGAAAGCCAAGGTGATGGAGATTCTCCAGGGGGGAAAGGAAAAAGAGTTTGTGAACAGTTTCCGAAAGATTAGAAAGCTTTACGAACTGCTTGGACCAAACGAGATAAAAACAGATTTCCATACTTACTATCAATGGCTCTGCCTTCTCTACGAATACTACAAGATGATAAATCCAGATGTTGAGGATGTACTTGTTGAGAAACTTTATAAACATACCATGAATGCTGTAAAGGAAGGCACAGAGTTTTACGGTCTAAGGACTACAGAGGAAAAAGTTCAAATTGACACAAAATTCATTGATGAAGTAAAACCCAGCATCGTAGGTGTGTTTGATGCATACGCAAAAGTAAGGAACATCATAAGGAGCAACCATAAGATTCCTAAGCCAGTTTATCAGCAGATTGTGGAAAAAGTGGAAAGAATAATTGATGACTGGAAAAAGAAAAAAATCTCAGCAGAGCAAACATGTAAGGAAATTAAGGAGAACCTTGAGGAGCTTGAAAACATACCAATTCTGATTGAGGAGCGTGGACTTTCTGAAATGGCTTATTCCATCGGCCAAGTCCTTGTGAGGAATAAAATAGAGTTCCAGGACGAAGAACTGAGAGAACTTGAGCGGAAAATCAAGCCGCACATGTTTTATGCCTGGGTAAACAAACCCAGCGCTGTAAAAAGCGTGGGAAGAGAGATAAGGACTTTTCTGATAGAAAAAAAGATAGAGAAAGAAAAGAGGGACAGGGTATATGACCAAATCCTCCAGATGCTCAAAGAGAATTTCTAG
- a CDS encoding restriction endonuclease subunit S: MLNVDGRDDEEFKDTEIGRIPKKWEIVKLGDITTLKNGERPLMINDNNVVPVYGANGVMGYTSKFLVDNDFTLVIGRVGASGEVHIGNGKIWISDNAIYSESYDKSKVYLPLLFYLLKFKNLSKFATKSTHPIITQSFLNSINLPLPPLPEQKAIAKVLSTVDEAIQKCNELIAKTERLKQGLMRELLTKGIGHKEFKDTEIGRIPKEWEVVKLEEAVKINRESIDPTRFPDDEFLYVDIESVENNTGVICDAKKIRGKEAPLRARRVLHYNDVIMSTVRPYLKAFAIIPKELDNQICSTGFAVLSCGEEVVPRYLLYTIFSDMVINQCTRMMVGGQYPALNESQVAEIKVPLPPLLEQQKIAEILSTIDKKLELERKRKEKLERIKKGLMNDLLTGKRRIPKEMWEKIGGE; this comes from the coding sequence ATGCTCAATGTTGATGGTCGTGATGATGAGGAATTCAAGGACACAGAGATTGGAAGGATTCCAAAGAAGTGGGAGATTGTGAAGCTTGGAGATATTACAACTCTTAAAAATGGTGAACGTCCTTTAATGATTAATGATAATAATGTTGTTCCTGTGTATGGAGCTAATGGGGTGATGGGTTATACATCAAAGTTTTTAGTTGATAACGATTTTACATTAGTAATCGGAAGAGTTGGAGCATCTGGTGAAGTTCATATTGGGAATGGAAAAATATGGATAAGCGACAATGCGATCTATAGTGAAAGTTATGATAAAAGCAAAGTGTATTTACCATTACTCTTTTATTTACTCAAGTTTAAAAATCTTAGCAAATTTGCTACTAAATCAACTCACCCAATAATAACTCAAAGTTTTTTGAATTCTATTAATCTCCCCCTCCCGCCTCTCCCCGAGCAAAAAGCCATCGCAAAGGTGCTCTCAACAGTGGATGAAGCCATTCAGAAATGCAATGAACTCATAGCAAAAACGGAGCGGCTGAAGCAGGGGCTGATGCGGGAGCTTTTGACGAAGGGAATTGGGCACAAGGAGTTCAAGGACACAGAGATTGGGAGGATTCCGAAGGAGTGGGAGGTGGTGAAGTTAGAGGAGGCTGTCAAAATAAACAGGGAATCCATTGACCCAACCAGATTTCCAGATGACGAATTTCTTTATGTTGATATTGAGTCCGTAGAGAACAATACTGGTGTGATATGTGACGCAAAGAAAATTCGTGGAAAAGAAGCGCCATTACGTGCAAGAAGAGTGTTACACTACAACGATGTGATCATGTCAACTGTGAGACCATATTTAAAAGCCTTTGCTATAATCCCCAAAGAACTAGATAATCAGATTTGTTCTACTGGCTTTGCCGTTTTGAGTTGTGGAGAAGAAGTTGTGCCGAGATATCTGTTATACACAATTTTCTCAGATATGGTAATCAACCAATGCACCAGAATGATGGTAGGAGGTCAATATCCTGCTTTGAATGAATCTCAAGTTGCAGAAATTAAGGTCCCGTTACCTCCTTTGTTGGAGCAGCAAAAAATTGCCGAGATTCTCTCAACAATTGACAAGAAACTCGAACTTGAGCGAAAGCGAAAAGAAAAGCTTGAGCGAATAAAGAAAGGGCTTATGAACGATTTGTTGACTGGGAAGCGAAGAATTCCCAAGGAAATGTGGGAAAAGATTGGAGGTGAATAG
- a CDS encoding class I SAM-dependent DNA methyltransferase: MNKENDLTPWVRNKYLALWSELKDSEFTFEEGVRVLKEKKEISDESAANEIFSELRDCNLVETRRDPHDGRKSIYKLKPIMEFLGGGENLSRDELIRILKKAADLIRTRVNYEFILLLLFLKRISDRWEIEYETNVKEFTEKGLSEEEAREEAKEGVFHEFDIPEEYLWDNLRKDVENLPMKLENAMKKIAEREPDLKPVFERFDFLQFARNRENTEILRQLMEVFSERKLYHVSPDILGDAYEWILSYFAPQKAKEGEVYTPREVINLLVELIDPAVDGGIEIYDPACGSGGMLICAYNHIKKKFGEEGVKKVFLCGQEVNPLTAALCKMNMFIHDIRDHRIEIGDTLMWPKLKDEDGKIKRFDVVIFNPPWNQDGYEEEKLKKAEAWQERFSYGFTPSQSADWVWVQHALASTKQSGKVGLVIDNGCLFRGGKEKNVRAKILDADLVDCVILLPEKLFYNTGAPGGIILFNKGKPPERRRKVLFINASQEYEKHPEVRKLNRIGSQHIEKIAKIYREFRDVKDIARVVPLEEIKNNDYNLNVTLYVFAEEKAEEIDIQREWRELNEVEQEIVDVEKKIEEYLRVIGYGGEDEK; encoded by the coding sequence ATGAATAAAGAAAATGATCTAACTCCATGGGTGAGGAACAAGTACCTGGCTCTGTGGAGTGAGTTGAAAGACAGTGAGTTTACATTTGAAGAAGGCGTCCGCGTTCTGAAGGAGAAAAAGGAAATTAGCGATGAATCTGCAGCTAACGAAATTTTCTCAGAGTTGAGGGATTGTAATCTGGTAGAGACAAGGAGAGATCCACATGACGGCAGAAAAAGTATCTACAAATTGAAGCCAATTATGGAGTTTTTAGGTGGAGGAGAAAATCTATCTAGAGATGAACTCATAAGAATTCTTAAAAAAGCTGCAGATCTGATAAGAACAAGAGTGAACTATGAGTTTATTCTGCTCTTGCTCTTTTTGAAAAGGATAAGTGATAGATGGGAAATAGAATATGAGACGAATGTGAAGGAGTTCACGGAGAAAGGATTGAGTGAGGAGGAAGCAAGGGAAGAGGCAAAAGAAGGTGTGTTCCATGAATTTGACATTCCAGAAGAGTACTTGTGGGATAATTTGAGGAAAGATGTTGAAAATCTTCCAATGAAGCTCGAAAACGCTATGAAGAAAATAGCTGAACGTGAACCAGACCTCAAGCCCGTCTTTGAGAGGTTTGATTTTCTCCAATTTGCGAGGAACAGGGAGAATACTGAGATTCTGAGACAGTTGATGGAGGTATTCAGCGAAAGAAAACTTTACCATGTTTCGCCAGACATTCTTGGCGATGCCTATGAGTGGATACTGAGCTATTTTGCACCCCAGAAGGCAAAAGAAGGGGAAGTTTATACACCCAGGGAAGTGATAAACTTACTGGTTGAACTCATTGACCCTGCGGTTGATGGTGGAATTGAAATCTATGACCCTGCGTGTGGCTCTGGGGGCATGCTCATCTGTGCTTATAATCACATAAAAAAGAAGTTTGGAGAGGAAGGTGTTAAGAAAGTTTTTCTCTGTGGCCAGGAAGTAAATCCGCTCACGGCTGCGCTCTGCAAAATGAATATGTTCATTCATGACATCAGGGATCACAGGATTGAAATCGGAGACACTTTGATGTGGCCCAAATTGAAGGATGAGGATGGAAAAATTAAGAGGTTTGATGTTGTGATTTTCAATCCTCCATGGAACCAGGATGGTTATGAGGAAGAAAAGCTCAAAAAGGCGGAGGCCTGGCAGGAACGATTTAGTTATGGGTTCACGCCTAGCCAGTCCGCAGATTGGGTATGGGTTCAGCATGCACTGGCTTCTACAAAGCAGAGCGGAAAAGTGGGACTTGTGATAGATAATGGATGTCTTTTCAGGGGAGGGAAAGAGAAAAATGTGAGAGCCAAAATTCTGGATGCAGACCTTGTAGATTGTGTGATTCTTTTGCCAGAAAAGTTGTTTTATAACACTGGTGCACCTGGTGGAATAATTCTCTTTAACAAGGGTAAGCCGCCTGAAAGAAGAAGAAAGGTTTTATTCATTAATGCAAGCCAAGAGTATGAGAAACATCCAGAAGTGAGGAAATTGAACAGGATTGGGAGCCAGCATATTGAGAAAATCGCGAAAATCTACAGAGAATTTAGGGATGTGAAGGACATTGCAAGGGTTGTTCCGCTTGAGGAAATTAAAAACAACGATTACAATCTGAATGTCACACTGTATGTGTTTGCGGAAGAGAAAGCAGAAGAGATAGATATCCAGAGAGAATGGAGAGAACTGAATGAAGTGGAGCAGGAAATTGTAGATGTGGAGAAAAAGATTGAGGAGTATCTGAGAGTGATAGGGTATGGTGGAGAAGATGAGAAATAA
- a CDS encoding pre-peptidase C-terminal domain-containing protein encodes MEPKKRKGRMVAGVASAVIAMLVISMLFTIVSVRMGSADDVETDLAINSTLSGNLSGAGKKDYYKIVVNSGSKLIVKTDGPNGGSIDFDLYIQKDAKPTTSSYLARGYTSSSDEQVSVSNPSGTYYVMVYAYKGSGNYTITATVENGNGGGNGGDNGSGNGGGSGEPVELTSGVAKTGSLDATNTKAYYKITVSSGTSLRVMLDGPNGADFDLYVKKGALPTTSSYDVRGYTNSADEQVSVSNPAGTYYIMVNRYSGSGSYTITATIENGNGGGNGGGNGGGNNSDPVELTSGVAKTGSLDATNTKAYYKITVSSGTSLKVVLDGPSGADFDLYVKKGALPTTSSYDVRGYTNSADEQVSVSNPSGTYYIMVNRYSGSGSYTITATVENGNGGGNGNVAKWTYVGIAGYDADDLTTMVNSTVSWFKNIGSSSNVNILLLTDEYGHGNSHAYYITADNQAREIPLNQINSAWSNEVNTGDKNVLLSFFRYAVTNYPAEHYYLHTDSHSRCGLSILYDETNYDRMDFTEIKSALAELYNMIHKKIDIFWYGGCWQMNIAAAYQIYNYVEYMGGSEHTDSHPMRAPISKLKSNPGMAARDVLVEAVNLVAAGGGAPYAYGGVDLAKVPMLAEKVNALSQKLIAKMGTYKAKIIEARNQTQEFEEHYGAPYADLYHFALKLKANVDDAEIQGLCSEVMNAVNQTVVAKKWASGWGENLQNAYGIGIMFPKDWYTYQANQTYFTISDFAKNTQWDEFYAKLNGFASGPEFLAGANEH; translated from the coding sequence ATGGAGCCAAAGAAAAGAAAAGGCAGAATGGTCGCGGGTGTGGCGAGTGCAGTGATAGCCATGCTGGTTATCAGCATGTTGTTCACAATCGTGAGTGTAAGGATGGGAAGTGCAGATGATGTGGAAACAGACCTTGCGATTAATTCCACTTTGAGCGGAAATTTAAGCGGGGCTGGAAAGAAGGACTATTACAAGATTGTTGTAAACAGCGGGAGCAAGCTGATTGTGAAAACTGATGGACCAAATGGTGGGAGCATTGATTTTGACCTCTACATTCAGAAAGACGCAAAGCCAACAACCTCAAGTTATCTTGCAAGGGGTTACACAAGCTCTAGTGATGAGCAGGTGAGTGTGAGCAATCCCTCTGGCACATACTATGTGATGGTCTATGCCTATAAGGGCTCTGGCAATTACACAATCACGGCAACTGTGGAAAACGGAAATGGTGGGGGTAATGGTGGAGACAACGGTAGTGGAAACGGTGGAGGTAGTGGCGAGCCAGTTGAGTTGACAAGTGGAGTTGCAAAGACCGGTTCTCTGGATGCAACAAACACAAAAGCATACTACAAAATTACAGTCAGCTCTGGCACATCACTCAGGGTGATGCTTGATGGTCCTAACGGTGCTGACTTTGATTTGTATGTGAAGAAAGGGGCTCTACCCACAACATCCAGCTATGATGTTCGTGGATACACAAATTCTGCTGATGAGCAGGTGAGTGTGAGTAATCCCGCTGGCACTTACTACATCATGGTGAACAGATACTCTGGCTCTGGCAGTTATACAATCACGGCAACAATCGAAAATGGCAATGGTGGAGGTAACGGCGGTGGAAATGGTGGTGGGAACAATAGTGACCCAGTTGAACTAACAAGTGGGGTTGCAAAGACCGGTTCTCTGGATGCAACAAACACAAAGGCATACTACAAAATCACAGTCAGCTCTGGCACATCACTCAAGGTTGTCCTCGACGGTCCCAGTGGTGCTGACTTTGATTTGTATGTGAAGAAAGGGGCTCTACCCACAACATCCAGCTATGATGTTCGCGGATACACAAATTCTGCGGATGAGCAGGTGAGTGTGAGCAATCCTTCTGGCACTTACTACATCATGGTGAACAGATACTCTGGCTCTGGCAGTTATACAATTACGGCAACGGTTGAAAACGGAAACGGCGGTGGAAACGGAAATGTTGCAAAATGGACATATGTTGGGATTGCTGGCTACGATGCAGATGACCTTACCACAATGGTGAACTCCACTGTAAGCTGGTTCAAGAACATTGGCTCCTCTAGCAATGTAAATATTCTCCTCCTTACAGACGAATACGGGCATGGCAACAGCCATGCCTATTACATCACTGCGGACAATCAGGCCAGAGAAATTCCACTGAACCAGATAAACAGTGCCTGGAGTAATGAGGTAAACACTGGTGACAAGAATGTGCTTCTGAGTTTCTTCCGCTATGCAGTCACAAACTATCCTGCAGAGCATTACTATCTCCACACAGACAGTCATTCTAGATGCGGACTTTCCATTCTTTACGATGAAACAAACTACGACAGGATGGACTTCACCGAGATAAAGAGTGCACTTGCAGAGCTCTACAACATGATTCACAAGAAGATTGACATTTTCTGGTATGGTGGTTGCTGGCAGATGAACATTGCTGCTGCCTACCAGATCTACAACTATGTGGAATACATGGGTGGTTCTGAACACACAGATAGCCATCCAATGCGAGCCCCGATTTCAAAACTGAAGTCAAACCCAGGCATGGCCGCAAGGGATGTGTTGGTTGAGGCAGTGAACCTTGTTGCTGCAGGAGGTGGTGCACCGTATGCATATGGTGGCGTTGATTTAGCAAAAGTCCCGATGCTTGCAGAGAAGGTGAATGCGTTGAGCCAGAAACTGATAGCGAAGATGGGCACTTACAAGGCAAAGATAATTGAGGCAAGAAACCAAACCCAGGAATTTGAGGAGCACTATGGTGCACCTTACGCAGACCTCTACCACTTTGCGCTGAAGCTGAAGGCAAATGTGGATGATGCGGAAATCCAGGGGCTGTGCAGCGAAGTGATGAATGCTGTGAACCAGACAGTTGTGGCAAAGAAGTGGGCAAGTGGCTGGGGCGAGAATCTGCAGAATGCCTATGGGATTGGGATAATGTTCCCGAAGGACTGGTACACCTACCAGGCAAACCAGACCTACTTCACAATCTCTGACTTCGCAAAGAACACACAGTGGGATGAATTCTACGCAAAGCTCAATGGATTTGCAAGTGGGCCTGAATTTCTGGCTGGAGCAAATGAACACTAA
- a CDS encoding tRNA(Ile)(2)-agmatinylcytidine synthase — protein MLYIGIDDTDAVNGMCTTYLMTEVIRIVESYGLSLIGYPRLVRLNPSVPWKTRGNAALSIAVANGSGKNRVCGEIEGKQILAWEKGMNASEKIEENIIEEVIALIEKKARFEEEKTNPGVVFLRKKPSYRFYIRGVREILNKNEVEKEIEKLGGHCKGYKNGRGIIGAFCAVAWRPFRHTFEILAYRKEDRWGTERQIEPASVVAMDKKFKSTFNNYDYENKRVAIAPHSPCPILFGIRATAPDELIEAMRTVNPGEEIARWCIFITNQATDDHIVRKKIADCTPGNSVRIKGKVSSEPKVIKGGHVIFRLKDRSGAIDCTIYEPSKEFTAIGRKLVSGDVVEVFGAVREAPRTVNVEKLHIVNAITVQRKEANPTCPRCGKRMKSIGRDAGFVCKKCHVKKKREEAEWVLIERKELEGWYEPAVCSRRHLSKPLKLIFGSGHC, from the coding sequence ATGCTCTACATTGGAATTGATGACACGGATGCAGTTAACGGCATGTGCACCACCTATCTGATGACAGAAGTGATAAGAATCGTGGAGAGCTATGGGCTTTCGCTAATTGGCTACCCACGACTGGTGCGACTGAACCCTTCTGTTCCATGGAAAACCAGAGGCAATGCTGCCCTTTCAATTGCTGTTGCCAATGGCTCTGGCAAAAACCGGGTGTGCGGAGAAATTGAGGGTAAACAGATTCTTGCGTGGGAGAAGGGTATGAATGCGAGTGAGAAAATTGAAGAGAACATAATTGAGGAAGTCATTGCCCTGATTGAAAAAAAGGCAAGGTTTGAAGAAGAAAAAACAAATCCAGGCGTGGTATTTCTTAGAAAAAAACCGAGCTACCGATTTTACATTCGTGGAGTAAGGGAAATTCTGAATAAAAATGAGGTTGAAAAAGAAATTGAGAAATTAGGTGGACACTGTAAGGGCTACAAAAATGGACGCGGTATCATTGGTGCTTTCTGCGCAGTTGCCTGGAGGCCATTCCGTCACACCTTTGAAATTCTTGCCTACAGAAAAGAGGACCGCTGGGGCACGGAGCGGCAAATAGAACCCGCTTCTGTGGTTGCCATGGACAAAAAATTCAAGAGCACTTTCAACAACTATGATTACGAAAACAAGAGAGTGGCTATCGCACCTCATTCTCCCTGCCCCATCTTATTCGGAATTCGGGCAACGGCTCCAGACGAGTTGATTGAGGCGATGCGAACAGTGAATCCTGGTGAGGAGATTGCAAGATGGTGCATCTTTATTACAAATCAGGCAACAGACGACCACATAGTAAGAAAGAAGATTGCTGACTGCACACCAGGAAACTCTGTTCGAATTAAAGGAAAGGTTTCCTCCGAGCCAAAAGTAATCAAAGGGGGACATGTAATTTTCAGGTTGAAAGATAGAAGTGGAGCGATTGACTGCACAATCTACGAACCCTCAAAAGAGTTCACTGCGATTGGAAGAAAACTTGTTTCGGGCGATGTTGTTGAGGTGTTTGGTGCAGTGCGAGAAGCACCCAGAACTGTTAATGTGGAAAAATTGCACATTGTGAATGCCATCACTGTGCAACGAAAGGAGGCAAACCCTACATGCCCCAGATGTGGGAAACGAATGAAGTCAATTGGAAGAGATGCGGGTTTTGTGTGTAAAAAATGCCATGTGAAGAAAAAAAGAGAGGAGGCAGAATGGGTTTTGATAGAAAGAAAAGAACTTGAGGGCTGGTATGAACCGGCAGTGTGCAGCAGGAGGCATCTTTCTAAGCCGCTCAAATTGATTTTCGGTTCTGGCCATTGTTAA